From the genome of Globicephala melas chromosome 11, mGloMel1.2, whole genome shotgun sequence, one region includes:
- the UCN2 gene encoding urocortin-2: MTRWALLVLMVLTLGRTLLVPATSIPGFQLLPQNFPQATPRPVTSERLSASTTGPSTAWGRPGPGPHPGPRITLSLDVPLGLLRILLEQARARAVREQAAANTHILAHVGCR; the protein is encoded by the coding sequence ATGACCAGGTGGGCTCTGCTGGTGCTGATGGTCCTGACATTGGGCAGGACTCTGCTTGTCCCAGCAACCTCTATCCCAGGCTTCCAGCTTCTCCCTCAGAACTTTCCCCAGGCCACTCCCCGCCCTGTGACCTCGGAGAGGCTTTCAGCCAGCACCACAGGCCCCTCCACTGCTTGGGGCCGCCCCGGCCCTggcccccaccctggcccccgCATCACCCTCTCGCTGGATGTCCCCCTTGGCCTCCTGCGGATCTTACTGGAGCAGGCCCGGGCCAGGGCAGTGAGGGAGCAAGCTGCTGCCAATACCCACATCCTGGCCCATGTTGGCTGCCGCTGA